Proteins encoded in a region of the Mesorhizobium sp. NBSH29 genome:
- a CDS encoding type II toxin-antitoxin system Phd/YefM family antitoxin, whose protein sequence is MLSSPNQDAKWTVAGAKARLSEVIERAQTSPQTITRNGKPSVVVVSAEEWQRKIARKGTLAEFLLESPLRGTDLVIERLRDDPRDLPL, encoded by the coding sequence ATGCTATCTTCGCCTAACCAGGATGCCAAATGGACCGTCGCTGGGGCAAAGGCCCGTCTCTCGGAAGTGATCGAGCGCGCACAAACTTCGCCACAGACGATCACCCGCAACGGCAAACCGAGCGTCGTTGTCGTCTCGGCCGAGGAATGGCAGCGCAAGATCGCCCGCAAGGGCACGCTTGCGGAATTCCTGCTGGAATCGCCGTTGCGCGGCACCGATTTGGTCATCGAGCGGCTCCGCGACGATCCGCGTGATCTGCCACTGTGA
- a CDS encoding TniQ family protein, protein MNIVARSTLLPVVPRAEPDERLSCWLGRLAQFYGMPIKAFLECSGLSCCDVADLEWRLGAGEGALLAARTGMTVEATRAMTFEEIAPHARLTVTRGSRYVCPLCPGGIQRKSTALPWNFWCPEHGVRLAARGGRNLEGLSQTQLTVLDLNARAGAMRLANWARGKDEGLPSVPQLLDFLTTRHRRSSPPSLTEQPRMSLLARRENHDFLTHPIARQALLVVVPEYDRVAPVLAKPVRSGLLALAQGSLLQNYALAVGVGRLSADPVGHVASVLLASDEEGEERLRETLRAWPLTLRRRIYARLQRLRVARSGASSGAEGVKSGQKHGQSQKFRFSQSHNYARGIS, encoded by the coding sequence ATGAATATCGTGGCGAGGTCGACGCTGTTGCCGGTCGTGCCGAGGGCTGAGCCCGATGAGCGACTGTCCTGCTGGCTGGGCCGTCTGGCGCAATTCTACGGGATGCCGATCAAGGCCTTTCTGGAATGCTCCGGCCTGAGTTGTTGTGACGTCGCCGACCTCGAATGGCGGCTCGGGGCAGGGGAGGGGGCTTTGCTTGCCGCCCGTACTGGCATGACTGTCGAAGCGACACGGGCGATGACCTTCGAGGAGATAGCGCCGCATGCACGCCTGACGGTGACCCGCGGCAGCCGTTATGTGTGCCCGCTTTGTCCGGGCGGAATTCAACGCAAGAGCACGGCTCTTCCATGGAACTTTTGGTGCCCGGAACATGGAGTCCGCTTGGCCGCAAGGGGCGGGAGAAATCTGGAAGGGTTGTCGCAGACGCAGTTGACCGTGCTCGATCTCAATGCGCGCGCCGGCGCCATGCGCTTGGCGAACTGGGCGCGGGGAAAAGATGAGGGACTTCCTTCCGTTCCTCAATTGCTGGATTTCCTGACGACACGGCATCGCAGATCCTCGCCGCCATCGCTCACCGAGCAGCCCCGCATGTCGCTGCTGGCGCGCAGGGAGAACCATGATTTCCTCACGCATCCGATCGCCAGGCAGGCGCTGCTGGTTGTCGTGCCGGAATACGATCGCGTCGCGCCCGTTCTCGCCAAGCCGGTCCGCTCCGGCCTGCTCGCGCTGGCGCAGGGCTCCCTATTGCAGAACTACGCCCTCGCCGTCGGTGTAGGGCGGCTGTCCGCGGATCCGGTCGGCCACGTCGCCTCTGTGCTGCTGGCCAGCGACGAGGAAGGCGAGGAGAGGCTCAGGGAAACATTGCGCGCGTGGCCGCTCACGTTGCGCAGACGCATCTATGCACGTCTTCAGCGCCTTCGCGTCGCCCGCAGCGGCGCTTCATCAGGTGCAGAAGGCGTCAAATCCGGCCAGAAGCACGGGCAGTCTCAAAAATTCCGATTCAGCCAGTCTCACAATTATGCGCGAGGAATCTCATAA
- a CDS encoding Mu transposase C-terminal domain-containing protein: MADQIENEQRWWEARQRAEILAKLPDRPGEAQVQSVIGELEISRATLFRWLKRFRQDDRTSTLLPRRRGPNAGMQPLGSAVLVIVEGHFEKLYATRRKPTLSRFQREVAADCRAAGLQPPSIRRLGRWLEAKDQADLMRRREGAGKSEPVFLATPGGLEAPAPLDIVQVDHTKVDVTVVDPVTRLPIGRPTLTLAIDVNTRMAMGFYLSLEGPSLTAVALCLTHCVIDKTAWLAARGIAVDWPSHGIPRIIHVDNGAEFHARAFERACAEHRIDLVYRPPGTPRFGGHIERLIGTMMGAVHLIPGSHFSNIRDRGDLDPEAEAVMTLRELETYLALEIVGAYHARIHKALDLPPVAAWNARIADVSVRKPSDPQRFLIDFLPYEERTLQRDGLHLFHIRYWSDELRWLMGRDRQRLTIKYDPRDLSCVFVATGEGYLEVRPADRTRPSIAMWEQRAARRALRAEGRKALDEELIFSTILAQRALVDEATRATRAMRRESARREHLGGGKMIDLTPETASAEDDKPLQLPYFAVEEWDD, encoded by the coding sequence ATGGCAGATCAGATCGAGAACGAACAGCGTTGGTGGGAGGCGCGCCAGCGCGCCGAGATTCTCGCCAAGCTTCCTGATCGGCCGGGCGAGGCGCAGGTTCAGAGCGTGATCGGCGAGCTTGAGATCAGTCGTGCAACCTTGTTTCGCTGGCTGAAGCGATTCCGGCAGGACGACCGCACCAGCACTTTGCTGCCGCGTCGGCGCGGCCCGAATGCGGGCATGCAGCCTCTGGGTTCGGCGGTGCTTGTAATCGTCGAGGGACATTTCGAGAAGCTCTACGCAACGCGTCGCAAGCCGACACTGAGCCGTTTTCAGCGGGAGGTGGCGGCGGATTGTCGTGCTGCGGGGCTGCAACCACCCTCGATCCGTCGTCTTGGACGGTGGCTCGAGGCAAAGGATCAAGCCGATCTGATGCGGCGGCGCGAAGGCGCTGGCAAATCCGAGCCGGTGTTTCTGGCGACGCCGGGGGGACTGGAAGCACCTGCTCCTCTGGACATCGTGCAGGTCGACCATACCAAGGTCGACGTCACGGTGGTCGATCCGGTGACGCGGTTGCCGATCGGTCGACCGACGCTGACCTTGGCGATTGATGTCAACACCCGGATGGCTATGGGTTTTTATCTGTCGCTGGAAGGGCCGTCGCTGACGGCCGTGGCATTGTGCTTGACCCATTGCGTGATCGACAAGACGGCATGGCTGGCGGCGCGGGGTATTGCTGTGGATTGGCCGTCGCATGGAATTCCCAGGATTATTCATGTCGATAACGGCGCGGAGTTCCACGCGCGGGCCTTCGAGCGCGCCTGCGCCGAACACCGTATCGATCTCGTCTACCGTCCTCCCGGCACGCCTCGCTTCGGCGGGCACATCGAAAGGCTGATCGGAACGATGATGGGGGCGGTGCATCTCATCCCCGGCTCGCACTTCTCGAACATCCGCGACCGCGGCGACCTCGATCCGGAAGCAGAAGCCGTGATGACGCTCAGGGAGTTGGAGACCTATCTCGCGCTCGAGATCGTTGGCGCCTATCACGCTCGCATCCACAAGGCGCTGGATCTACCGCCTGTGGCCGCCTGGAATGCGCGCATTGCCGATGTCTCGGTGCGCAAACCATCAGATCCGCAACGGTTCCTGATCGATTTCCTACCCTACGAAGAGCGGACCCTTCAGCGCGACGGGCTGCATCTGTTCCATATCCGCTATTGGTCGGACGAACTGCGCTGGCTGATGGGGCGGGACCGGCAAAGGCTGACCATCAAATACGACCCGCGTGACCTGTCTTGCGTGTTTGTCGCGACAGGGGAGGGGTATCTGGAGGTGCGCCCCGCCGACCGCACCCGACCGTCGATTGCCATGTGGGAGCAACGCGCGGCGCGACGTGCGCTGCGGGCGGAGGGGCGCAAGGCGCTTGATGAGGAACTCATCTTTTCGACGATTCTCGCCCAGCGCGCCTTGGTCGACGAGGCAACGCGCGCGACGAGAGCCATGCGGCGGGAGAGTGCGCGGCGCGAGCACCTTGGCGGCGGCAAAATGATCGATCTGACGCCGGAAACGGCATCTGCCGAAGACGACAAGCCCTTGCAGCTACCCTATTTCGCGGTGGAGGAATGGGATGACTGA
- a CDS encoding ATP-binding protein, producing MISRREAPKLIDLLDSNPAVALLGPRQVGKTTLALEIGEQRPSLYLDLESDADRAKLAEPELYLAGHEDKLIILDEVHRVPDLFQNLRGLIDRGRRKGLRNGRFLLLESASMDLLKQSGESLAGRIAYLELAPIDGLEVEAGELDKLWVRGGFPESLLAANDAVSQRWRLDFIRTYLERDIPLLGPRIPAETLRRFWTMLAHHQSGLLNAADFARALGVDGKTVASYLDLMVDLLLVRRLEPWHSNAGKRLVKSPRVYVRDTGLLHALLGLTTLDDVLGHPVAGASWEGFVVETVHAVIPQGARTNFYRTAAGAEIDLVVTLPGGRRWAIEIKRSLSPKLERGFHHACLDIAPDRRIVVYPGNEAFPLGNDIQALPLHKLGELLAGERP from the coding sequence ATGATTTCCCGCCGTGAAGCGCCCAAGCTCATCGACCTCCTGGATAGCAATCCCGCCGTTGCCCTGTTGGGGCCGCGTCAGGTAGGAAAGACGACGCTTGCCCTAGAAATCGGAGAGCAACGACCCTCCCTCTATCTAGATCTCGAATCCGACGCGGATCGGGCCAAGCTCGCAGAGCCAGAGCTTTACCTTGCCGGGCATGAGGACAAACTCATTATCCTGGATGAGGTCCATCGTGTCCCCGACCTGTTCCAGAACCTTCGCGGCTTGATCGACCGCGGGCGCCGCAAAGGACTGCGCAACGGTCGCTTTTTGCTGCTCGAATCAGCTTCCATGGACTTGTTGAAACAGTCGGGCGAGAGCCTCGCCGGCCGGATCGCCTATCTGGAGCTCGCGCCGATCGACGGTCTTGAGGTAGAAGCCGGAGAACTCGACAAGCTATGGGTTCGAGGAGGGTTTCCGGAAAGCCTCTTGGCGGCAAACGACGCCGTGAGCCAACGTTGGCGCCTCGACTTCATCCGAACCTACCTCGAGCGTGACATCCCGCTACTGGGTCCCAGGATCCCGGCCGAGACGTTGCGTCGCTTCTGGACGATGCTCGCTCATCATCAATCTGGCCTGCTCAATGCCGCCGACTTTGCTCGCGCGCTCGGTGTGGATGGCAAGACGGTCGCATCCTATCTCGATCTCATGGTTGATCTTCTGCTGGTGCGCCGGCTGGAACCCTGGCACAGCAACGCCGGCAAGCGCCTGGTGAAATCGCCGCGCGTTTATGTCCGTGACACCGGCCTGCTTCACGCTTTGCTGGGTCTCACGACGCTTGATGATGTCTTGGGGCATCCGGTCGCGGGAGCGAGTTGGGAAGGTTTCGTCGTCGAAACGGTTCATGCAGTCATACCCCAAGGGGCGCGGACGAATTTCTATCGCACGGCGGCGGGCGCCGAAATAGACCTCGTCGTTACCCTGCCCGGTGGTCGCCGATGGGCGATTGAGATCAAGAGGAGCCTTTCGCCCAAGCTAGAGCGGGGCTTCCACCATGCATGCCTGGATATTGCGCCGGATCGACGCATCGTTGTCTATCCGGGAAACGAAGCATTTCCGCTCGGCAACGATATTCAGGCGCTCCCTCTGCACAAACTCGGCGAACTGCTCGCAGGCGAGCGCCCATGA
- a CDS encoding DEAD/DEAH box helicase, with amino-acid sequence MHYDPNTTAQVTLDDMETRAEYSETDIAREVGANAFAAGRTYQRHGRVVAFEWASDGRIAAQVQGSNRKPYRQSISIYTSRKGQVAIEGDCSCPVGYNCKHVAAGALHGLAVVNKLAPRAGPTPQPIRGIAAYTQPALSAAVVDWLRRLRQAEEKSQPNTDDLPQRLIYILSPEQSRTTMPRLRLSIRSGRVLKDGTMSTTSSAYSLDNWISRSGAKFLRVADGKILQTITSIPRSAMQDRDYALATERGAEILDEILATGRARWMTIDGIALSPGAAISGHVAWAPGTGGTLRTILQLDDMSHAASLVCLNAMPPVYVDAAAGIVGRIVTVLAPTVVYEMLDGPDIPAAQVALVGAQLRASGATLATTAPPQLTEARIVRGPFQPVLKLAAVRMPVPYRPGVYSYGQTEVAGIATVAFSYGPWEVDAGEEPAVALRMDNMTPVEVHRNANLEKASLKQLRAAGFMPAPKVRDSVPAANQRNFLPDEGESGWYEALYHDIPDLERQGWRIEIAADFPYRLRRGDGAFEARLSESSGLDWFEFDLGVMVGGERLDLIGPLVHLMLMVEPATLELLDEDEPLFLPLVSGEVLAVPVGRILPMVRTLFDLFNLTGGPAPDGRVRLSSLDAASLADLETAAGAGVLWQGGEGVRALGRTLRNHGGIPNVDLPPWFGATLRPYQARGLAWLAFLKDAGLGGILADDMGLGKTVQALGLIAIEKAAGRLSGPVLVVAPTSLMHNWATETQRFASELSILVLQGADRKQHFDSLDSVDLVLTTYPLLARDHAVLSGRIWGMIFLDEAQVIKNANAATTKLVHGLKSPYRFCLTGTPLENHLGEVWSLFHFIAPGFLGDLKSFTRQWRTPIEKKGDTSRSRLLAGRIKPFLLRRTKEEVASDLPPKTVITEKVEFSAGQRTIYESIRLAMHEKVQSAIAEKGLARSHIVILDALLKLRQTCCDPRLLKLASTKTGAAAKTGSAKLDRLMELVGELVDEGRKVIVFSQFTSMLDLIRPLLDEAGIAYALLTGDTVDRGAQVRSFQEGALPVFLISLKAGGVGLNLTAADTVILYDPWWNPAVEEQAIDRAHRIGQDKPVFVYRLVAADTIEEKMDVLKDKKRALAASLFDHDGQPTLAISEADLDLLLG; translated from the coding sequence ATGCATTATGATCCCAATACAACAGCGCAAGTAACACTGGACGATATGGAAACAAGGGCGGAATATTCCGAGACTGACATTGCACGCGAAGTTGGTGCCAACGCATTTGCCGCCGGTAGAACATATCAGCGGCACGGCCGCGTTGTAGCCTTTGAATGGGCCAGCGACGGACGCATTGCCGCGCAAGTGCAGGGCTCCAACCGCAAGCCTTACCGCCAGAGCATTTCCATATACACAAGCCGCAAGGGACAGGTGGCGATAGAGGGGGATTGTTCCTGCCCGGTCGGCTACAATTGCAAGCATGTCGCCGCCGGCGCGCTGCATGGACTGGCGGTGGTGAACAAACTCGCGCCACGCGCCGGGCCAACACCGCAGCCAATACGCGGCATAGCGGCATACACGCAACCGGCGCTGTCGGCTGCCGTCGTCGATTGGCTCCGCCGCCTGCGCCAGGCGGAAGAAAAGAGCCAACCCAACACTGACGACCTTCCCCAACGGCTGATCTACATTCTGTCTCCGGAACAGAGTCGAACGACCATGCCACGCCTGCGGCTGTCGATCCGATCTGGAAGGGTGCTCAAGGATGGCACGATGTCCACAACATCCAGCGCCTATAGCCTGGACAACTGGATCAGCCGATCCGGGGCGAAATTCCTGCGTGTGGCCGACGGGAAAATCCTGCAAACGATCACCAGCATCCCCCGCTCCGCAATGCAGGATCGCGACTATGCGCTGGCGACCGAACGCGGCGCGGAGATACTCGACGAGATCCTGGCCACCGGCCGCGCCCGCTGGATGACGATCGACGGCATTGCGCTATCGCCGGGAGCGGCGATCTCCGGCCATGTAGCGTGGGCGCCGGGAACTGGCGGAACGCTGCGGACGATCCTGCAGCTTGACGACATGTCACACGCCGCGAGCCTTGTGTGCCTCAACGCCATGCCGCCGGTCTATGTCGATGCTGCGGCCGGCATCGTCGGTCGCATCGTGACGGTGCTCGCACCCACGGTGGTTTACGAAATGCTGGATGGGCCTGACATTCCGGCGGCGCAGGTGGCGCTGGTCGGCGCGCAACTTCGTGCATCCGGGGCGACATTGGCGACCACTGCGCCGCCGCAACTCACGGAAGCCCGCATCGTCAGGGGTCCGTTCCAGCCCGTCCTGAAACTGGCGGCGGTTCGCATGCCTGTTCCCTATCGCCCAGGCGTGTACAGCTACGGGCAGACAGAAGTTGCCGGCATAGCAACCGTCGCGTTCAGCTACGGCCCTTGGGAGGTGGATGCCGGCGAGGAGCCCGCTGTCGCCTTGCGCATGGACAACATGACGCCCGTCGAGGTCCATCGTAACGCAAACCTTGAAAAGGCATCGCTAAAGCAATTGCGGGCCGCCGGTTTCATGCCCGCGCCAAAAGTGCGGGACAGCGTTCCGGCCGCCAACCAGAGAAATTTCCTGCCCGACGAGGGAGAAAGCGGCTGGTACGAGGCGCTCTATCATGACATTCCCGACCTTGAGCGGCAGGGCTGGCGGATCGAGATCGCTGCGGATTTTCCCTATCGATTACGGCGCGGCGACGGTGCGTTCGAGGCACGCCTGAGCGAAAGTTCGGGGCTTGACTGGTTCGAATTTGACCTTGGCGTGATGGTGGGTGGTGAGCGGCTGGATCTGATAGGTCCGCTGGTTCACCTCATGTTGATGGTAGAGCCGGCGACGCTGGAACTGCTGGACGAGGATGAGCCGCTGTTCCTGCCACTCGTGAGTGGCGAGGTGCTGGCGGTTCCCGTCGGGCGCATCCTGCCCATGGTCCGCACGCTGTTCGATCTCTTTAATCTGACCGGCGGTCCCGCGCCAGACGGGCGTGTGCGCCTCTCATCGCTGGATGCCGCAAGCCTTGCCGATCTGGAGACGGCGGCTGGAGCCGGGGTCCTCTGGCAGGGTGGCGAGGGCGTGCGCGCCTTGGGGCGGACCTTGCGCAATCACGGCGGCATTCCCAACGTCGATCTGCCGCCCTGGTTCGGCGCGACTTTGCGTCCCTATCAGGCGCGCGGGCTGGCATGGTTGGCTTTTTTGAAGGACGCAGGGCTTGGCGGCATTCTCGCCGACGACATGGGTCTTGGCAAAACGGTGCAGGCGCTGGGATTGATAGCCATCGAGAAAGCGGCCGGGCGCTTGTCCGGTCCGGTTTTGGTCGTCGCCCCGACGAGCCTGATGCACAACTGGGCGACGGAGACCCAAAGGTTCGCGTCCGAACTCTCCATCCTCGTGCTGCAGGGGGCGGATCGCAAGCAACATTTCGACAGCCTCGACAGCGTCGATCTTGTGCTGACCACCTATCCGCTGCTGGCGCGCGACCATGCGGTTCTTTCAGGCCGCATCTGGGGCATGATCTTCCTCGACGAGGCGCAGGTGATCAAGAACGCAAACGCGGCGACGACGAAACTGGTTCACGGCCTCAAATCGCCGTATCGTTTCTGCCTGACGGGCACCCCGCTGGAAAACCATCTGGGCGAAGTGTGGTCGCTCTTCCACTTCATCGCGCCGGGCTTTCTCGGCGATTTGAAGAGCTTCACCCGGCAATGGCGCACGCCGATCGAGAAAAAGGGCGATACGTCGCGCTCGCGGCTGCTGGCGGGGCGCATCAAGCCATTCCTGCTGCGTCGCACCAAGGAAGAGGTGGCCAGCGATCTGCCACCCAAAACCGTAATCACCGAGAAGGTGGAATTTTCTGCGGGCCAGCGTACGATCTATGAATCTATCCGGCTGGCGATGCATGAAAAAGTTCAGTCCGCTATTGCCGAAAAAGGACTTGCCCGCAGCCATATCGTCATTCTGGATGCTCTGCTGAAGTTGCGCCAGACCTGCTGCGACCCACGCCTGCTGAAACTTGCCTCAACGAAAACCGGCGCCGCGGCTAAGACCGGATCTGCAAAGCTAGACCGGCTGATGGAACTGGTCGGCGAGCTCGTCGATGAGGGTCGCAAAGTAATCGTGTTTTCGCAGTTCACGTCCATGTTGGACCTGATCCGGCCGCTGCTCGACGAGGCAGGCATCGCCTATGCGTTGCTGACAGGCGACACGGTCGATCGCGGAGCCCAGGTAAGGTCGTTCCAGGAGGGAGCGCTGCCGGTGTTCCTCATCAGCCTCAAGGCCGGCGGCGTCGGGCTGAATCTGACGGCGGCCGACACGGTGATCCTCTACGATCCGTGGTGGAATCCGGCGGTTGAAGAGCAAGCCATCGACCGCGCCCACCGCATCGGCCAGGACAAGCCAGTCTTCGTCTACCGACTGGTAGCCGCCGACACGATCGAGGAGAAGATGGACGTGCTGAAAGACAAAAAACGCGCACTTGCCGCCAGCCTGTTCGACCACGACGGTCAGCCAACCCTCGCCATCTCCGAGGCTGATCTCGACCTGTTGCTGGGGTAG
- a CDS encoding type II toxin-antitoxin system VapC family toxin, which produces MRLLLDTNVLSEVTKPAPEVRVLEWLDSLDEDRSFISVVSIAEIRRGVALMEEGRKREALADWLARDLPMRFEHRVLPVDEPVAMAWGDLMGLAKRRGRGMSSMDGLIAATAISQDLTLATRNTKDFEDFGIELFDPWMI; this is translated from the coding sequence GTGAGGCTTCTGCTCGACACCAATGTCCTGTCAGAAGTGACGAAGCCGGCTCCTGAAGTGCGAGTGCTGGAATGGCTGGATAGTCTCGATGAAGATCGCTCCTTCATCAGCGTCGTTTCGATCGCTGAAATCCGGCGCGGCGTGGCCCTTATGGAGGAGGGACGGAAACGAGAAGCCCTCGCCGACTGGCTGGCTCGGGACTTGCCGATGCGCTTCGAGCACAGGGTTTTGCCGGTGGACGAACCGGTTGCCATGGCCTGGGGCGACCTGATGGGGCTGGCGAAGCGCCGCGGACGTGGGATGTCGTCAATGGACGGCCTGATCGCGGCAACAGCGATCTCGCAAGACCTCACCTTGGCGACGCGCAACACCAAGGATTTCGAGGATTTTGGCATCGAGCTTTTCGATCCATGGATGATTTGA
- a CDS encoding site-specific integrase: MSKAGYAQESSTTSGNDDLPDIIDVVMEMGRAPEERPADASSPPPPAKQSDYKSRLPTHLETLADRARDYAEAASSANTRRAYAADWKHFCAWARRQTLEVLPPDPQTVGLYITACASGSAAGSTVGAGTRDKKPNSVATIERRLSSLSWNYTQRGQPLDRKDRHIATVMAGIRNRHASPPRQKEAILPEDLIAMLETLDRGTLRGLRDRAMLLLGFAGGLRRSEIVGLDVGRDHTEDGLGWIEVLEKGILVTLRGKTGWREVEIGRGSSDATCPVVALQTWLKLGRIAHGPLFRRVSGQGKSVGGDRLNDQEVARLVKRAALAAGVRGDLSEGERAKLFAGHSLRAGLASSAEVDERYVQKQLGHASAEMTRKYQRRRDRFRVNLTKASGL; this comes from the coding sequence ATGAGCAAGGCTGGCTACGCTCAAGAATCATCGACAACTTCAGGCAACGACGACCTTCCCGATATCATCGATGTCGTCATGGAAATGGGCCGCGCGCCGGAGGAACGCCCGGCCGATGCCTCCTCCCCTCCCCCGCCTGCGAAGCAGTCTGATTACAAAAGTCGATTGCCGACGCATCTTGAAACACTCGCTGATCGCGCTCGAGATTACGCTGAGGCGGCGAGTTCTGCCAACACGCGGCGCGCCTATGCCGCCGACTGGAAGCATTTTTGCGCCTGGGCGCGGCGCCAGACCCTGGAGGTGCTGCCCCCCGACCCGCAGACTGTCGGCCTCTACATCACCGCCTGCGCGTCCGGAAGTGCCGCGGGCAGCACCGTAGGTGCGGGCACAAGGGACAAAAAACCGAACTCGGTGGCAACGATCGAGCGCCGCCTTTCGTCACTCTCATGGAATTATACCCAGCGTGGCCAGCCGCTCGATCGCAAGGATCGCCATATCGCCACCGTCATGGCCGGCATCCGCAACCGCCACGCCTCCCCTCCCCGGCAGAAGGAAGCGATCCTGCCGGAAGATCTGATCGCCATGCTGGAGACGCTGGATCGTGGGACGCTGCGTGGCCTGCGCGACCGCGCCATGTTGCTTCTCGGTTTCGCCGGGGGGCTACGCCGCTCCGAAATCGTCGGTCTCGACGTTGGTAGAGATCATACCGAAGACGGTCTCGGCTGGATCGAGGTTCTCGAAAAAGGTATTCTTGTAACTCTGCGCGGCAAGACCGGCTGGCGGGAGGTCGAGATCGGGCGTGGCTCGTCCGATGCCACTTGCCCAGTTGTTGCGCTGCAGACCTGGCTAAAGCTCGGACGGATCGCCCATGGCCCCCTGTTTCGACGCGTCTCAGGTCAAGGCAAATCGGTCGGCGGCGACCGGCTCAACGACCAAGAGGTCGCGCGACTGGTCAAGCGAGCCGCACTCGCCGCCGGCGTGCGTGGTGATCTGAGCGAAGGCGAACGCGCAAAACTGTTTGCCGGGCATTCGCTGCGTGCCGGTCTTGCGTCCTCAGCCGAGGTCGATGAACGCTATGTGCAAAAGCAGCTAGGCCATGCCTCCGCCGAGATGACCCGCAAATACCAGCGCCGCCGCGACCGGTTCCGCGTCAACCTCACTAAAGCATCCGGGCTTTAG
- a CDS encoding TniB family NTP-binding protein: MTDEFEHLFPASRTIAALSAEERIRRIRADRWINYPRAEQALAKLEALLAFPQRARMPNLLIVGASGMGKTMIVEKFARDHPSHFDKATGRMHMPVIVVQMVAGPDEARFYKRLLAAIGAPEPPRATLSVLESLTLRLLSEIRPGLLVIDEVHSLQAGTVREQTRFLNLLRFLGNELRIPLVCVGTQQARNALRTDDQLVRRFEAVALPPWQNDEDFGGLIGSLQRTLPLRRPSEIGDRMLKRLVEVTGGISAHVFSLMGMLAIAAIESGEERILATDVADTRNVLALLGEPV; encoded by the coding sequence ATGACTGACGAGTTCGAGCACCTCTTTCCCGCCAGCCGGACGATCGCGGCGCTGAGTGCCGAAGAACGCATCCGCAGGATCCGCGCCGATCGATGGATCAACTATCCCCGCGCCGAGCAGGCCTTGGCAAAGCTGGAGGCTCTGTTAGCCTTTCCGCAACGCGCACGCATGCCCAACTTGCTCATCGTCGGTGCCAGTGGCATGGGCAAGACCATGATCGTCGAGAAGTTCGCTCGTGATCACCCCTCGCATTTCGACAAAGCGACGGGACGCATGCACATGCCGGTGATTGTCGTGCAGATGGTTGCAGGTCCGGACGAAGCGCGCTTTTACAAGCGATTGCTGGCGGCAATCGGCGCCCCTGAGCCACCGCGGGCAACGCTGTCGGTGCTGGAAAGCCTGACTTTGCGCCTGCTCTCGGAAATCCGCCCGGGCCTTCTGGTGATCGACGAGGTACATAGCCTTCAGGCCGGCACGGTGCGAGAGCAGACCCGCTTCCTCAACCTGCTGCGATTTCTCGGCAACGAACTCAGGATCCCGCTCGTCTGCGTCGGCACGCAGCAGGCGCGCAACGCACTGCGCACCGACGATCAGCTGGTGCGCCGCTTCGAGGCTGTTGCCTTGCCACCCTGGCAGAACGACGAGGATTTCGGCGGTCTTATCGGCAGTCTGCAGCGGACCTTGCCGCTGCGTCGGCCGAGCGAGATCGGCGATCGCATGCTGAAGCGCCTTGTCGAAGTCACGGGCGGCATCTCCGCGCATGTGTTTTCGCTGATGGGCATGCTCGCCATCGCGGCGATCGAGAGCGGTGAGGAGAGGATTCTGGCTACCGACGTTGCCGACACACGCAACGTGCTGGCTCTCCTGGGCGAGCCGGTATGA